The Novosphingobium kaempferiae genome includes a window with the following:
- a CDS encoding acyclic terpene utilization AtuA family protein: MALRGQPGDACRSPRVWSACTVTAAKTIRIGAGAGFAGDRIEPALELVEHGNLDYLVFECLAERTIALAQAAMLADPEGGYDPLLLERMRRVAPAAMARSVRIVTNAGAANPLGAAKAVAGLATDMGWGPVKVAAVLGDDVLDVIRAAAHPLLDKGGTSADLPAILSANAYLGAGPIAEAFALGADIVITGRVGDPALFIGPMLHSFGWDLADAELMGRATVIGHLLECAGQLCGGYFADTGRKSVPDLARLGFPLAEVSAEGSAVLTKVAGSGGRISSASCKEQLLYEILDPAAYMQADVIADFTSVRFEELGPDRIAVTGGSGHAASGTLKVSIGYDDGFIGEGQISYAGPGAVERARLALDVVRERLAIVGAPVADLTCEIIGVDAIDRTTSGAIPREVRARVVGRATSHEAARQIGAEVEALYTNGPFGGGGVTRSVRKVVAVASTLIPAEAVKPRIVIVEA, from the coding sequence GTGGCTCTACGCGGCCAGCCTGGTGATGCTTGTCGCAGCCCTCGTGTTTGGAGTGCTTGCACCGTGACCGCAGCAAAGACCATCCGCATCGGTGCGGGAGCCGGCTTTGCCGGGGACCGGATCGAACCCGCGCTTGAACTCGTCGAACACGGAAACCTCGATTACCTCGTCTTCGAATGCCTCGCCGAGCGTACCATTGCGCTCGCCCAGGCTGCGATGCTGGCCGACCCCGAAGGAGGGTACGACCCGCTGCTGCTTGAACGCATGCGCAGGGTCGCTCCTGCGGCGATGGCGCGCAGTGTGCGTATCGTGACCAACGCCGGCGCGGCAAACCCGCTCGGGGCAGCAAAAGCCGTCGCCGGGCTGGCCACAGACATGGGGTGGGGGCCCGTCAAGGTCGCTGCCGTCCTGGGCGACGATGTCCTCGACGTCATACGCGCTGCCGCCCATCCGTTGCTCGACAAGGGCGGAACCAGCGCCGATCTTCCGGCGATCCTGTCCGCCAATGCCTATCTCGGCGCCGGCCCGATCGCCGAGGCCTTTGCATTGGGCGCAGACATCGTCATCACCGGCCGTGTTGGCGATCCGGCGCTGTTCATCGGGCCGATGTTGCACAGCTTCGGATGGGATCTTGCCGATGCAGAGTTGATGGGACGCGCCACCGTGATCGGCCACCTGCTGGAATGCGCCGGTCAACTGTGCGGCGGCTATTTTGCGGATACCGGCCGAAAGTCCGTGCCCGATCTTGCAAGGCTCGGGTTTCCTCTGGCCGAAGTCTCCGCCGAAGGATCCGCAGTCCTCACCAAGGTCGCCGGATCGGGCGGACGCATCTCGTCGGCCAGTTGCAAGGAACAGCTGCTCTACGAGATCCTCGATCCCGCAGCGTATATGCAGGCCGACGTCATCGCCGATTTCACCTCGGTCCGTTTCGAAGAGCTTGGACCGGACCGGATCGCGGTGACGGGTGGCAGCGGCCATGCTGCATCGGGTACCCTCAAGGTCTCGATCGGCTACGACGATGGCTTCATCGGCGAAGGGCAGATTTCCTATGCCGGCCCGGGTGCGGTGGAACGGGCGCGCCTTGCCCTCGATGTCGTCCGCGAAAGGCTTGCGATCGTCGGCGCACCGGTAGCGGATCTGACCTGCGAAATCATCGGTGTTGATGCCATCGATCGCACTACCAGCGGCGCGATCCCGCGTGAGGTGCGCGCGCGCGTCGTCGGCAGGGCGACCAGCCACGAGGCGGCACGGCAGATCGGCGCGGAAGTCGAAGCGCTCTACACCAATGGTCCGTTCGGCGGAGGCGGTGTCACCCGATCGGTGCGCAAGGTCGTGGCAGTGGCCTCGACACTGATTCCGGCCGAGGCGGTCAAGCCGCGCATCGTCATCGTGGAGGCCTGA
- a CDS encoding CitMHS family transporter has translation MLALVGALAIVALLAAILSNRVSPLAALILVPVVAAMAVGAGPLIPTHILEGISKIAPVAGMFVFAILFFGIMTDAGVLAPLVGLTLRLVGRKPARITVGTAALALLIHLDGSGAVCFLVTIPALRPLYDELGMDRRILACTASMAAGVNFLPWTGPTLRAAAALKVTPSELFTPMLPTQIVGLAFVFAASWWLGRREERRIANGTPLPAAAGNPEGAPSLSPASEDHAPVADVRRPRLLWLNAALTLLTIAVMVTGTVEPVIAFMIGTALALAINYPDAAQQRARIESHSKAALLMASVLLAAGAFTGIMNGTGMIAAMAQSVADHIPPGVGRHLPVMVGAVAMPLSMMFDPDSFYFGIMPILAHLAGTFGIEGTAVARAALLGQMTTGFPVSPLTPATFLVAGLSGIELSAHQRFSFLWLYAASLVMLVAALVFGVLAP, from the coding sequence ATGCTGGCCTTGGTGGGCGCGCTTGCAATCGTAGCATTGCTCGCCGCCATCCTTTCCAATCGCGTGTCGCCGCTCGCCGCGCTGATCCTCGTCCCGGTCGTCGCGGCGATGGCCGTCGGCGCCGGACCGCTCATTCCGACCCACATTCTTGAAGGGATCAGCAAGATCGCGCCGGTGGCCGGCATGTTCGTGTTCGCCATCCTGTTCTTTGGCATCATGACGGATGCCGGCGTTCTGGCGCCGCTTGTCGGGCTGACCCTGCGCCTGGTGGGCAGAAAGCCCGCGCGTATCACAGTGGGAACGGCAGCCCTTGCCCTCTTGATCCACCTCGACGGTTCCGGAGCGGTCTGCTTCCTCGTCACAATTCCTGCGCTCCGCCCGCTTTACGACGAACTCGGCATGGATCGCAGAATCCTGGCCTGCACCGCCTCGATGGCCGCCGGCGTCAATTTTCTTCCGTGGACGGGCCCCACGCTGCGCGCGGCGGCGGCGCTCAAGGTTACGCCTTCCGAATTGTTCACGCCGATGCTTCCGACGCAGATCGTCGGCCTTGCCTTCGTGTTCGCGGCATCCTGGTGGCTCGGCCGCCGCGAGGAGCGCCGTATCGCCAATGGCACGCCATTGCCGGCCGCCGCAGGCAATCCTGAAGGTGCACCATCCCTTTCCCCGGCGTCCGAGGATCATGCACCTGTCGCCGACGTTCGCCGCCCGCGCTTGCTGTGGCTGAACGCTGCGCTGACACTGCTCACCATCGCCGTGATGGTGACAGGAACGGTGGAACCGGTGATTGCCTTCATGATCGGCACCGCCCTTGCCCTTGCGATCAATTATCCCGACGCCGCCCAGCAGCGGGCGCGCATCGAAAGCCATTCGAAGGCGGCGCTGCTGATGGCCAGCGTCCTGCTCGCCGCCGGTGCCTTCACCGGCATCATGAACGGTACGGGCATGATCGCGGCGATGGCGCAGTCCGTCGCGGACCATATACCGCCCGGCGTCGGCCGCCATCTGCCGGTCATGGTGGGCGCGGTCGCGATGCCTCTGAGCATGATGTTCGACCCCGATTCCTTCTATTTCGGCATCATGCCCATCCTCGCGCATCTGGCCGGGACATTCGGCATCGAAGGCACCGCCGTCGCCCGGGCCGCGCTTCTGGGGCAGATGACTACCGGCTTTCCCGTCAGCCCGTTGACCCCTGCGACCTTCCTCGTTGCAGGCCTGAGCGGGATCGAATTGAGTGCGCACCAGCGGTTTTCGTTCCTGTGGCTCTACGCGGCCAGCCTGGTGATGCTTGTCGCAGCCCTCGTGTTTGGAGTGCTTGCACCGTGA
- a CDS encoding LysR family transcriptional regulator — translation MRHPPSLSSLRLFLQVAYNRSFSEASRISNVSQPALSRTIRLLEEQLDTRLFDRNSRNVALTSAGEALLPIVERLTADFDHAFSELAHSFAGERGRVVVGALPSVAAGALPSAISSFRTRYPQVEVILHDHLSGNLYQQMLERQIDLAITTPPETEGFEFEKLMDDPLVLVCPIGSDLDEPGPAQWSVFSEHPFIAMAPRSSVRELTDAAFNIAGLSVRGLYDCTQLATVGALIHAGLGITALPLSTLGMLHSDRIATRELEQPSIIRRIGIATLSGRTLPPAADAFRRHFLQKFRTDRQSGNAGNQSILRNDR, via the coding sequence TTGCGCCATCCACCGAGCCTCTCCAGCCTGCGTCTCTTCCTGCAGGTGGCCTATAATCGCAGCTTCAGCGAGGCGAGCCGTATATCCAACGTCTCGCAACCTGCATTGAGCCGCACGATCCGGTTGCTGGAAGAGCAGCTGGACACGCGCCTCTTCGACAGGAACTCCCGCAACGTCGCATTGACCAGTGCGGGCGAGGCTCTGCTGCCGATCGTCGAAAGGCTCACTGCAGATTTCGACCATGCCTTTTCCGAACTCGCGCACAGCTTCGCCGGGGAACGGGGCAGAGTGGTCGTCGGCGCCCTGCCTTCCGTGGCAGCAGGGGCACTGCCGTCAGCGATCTCCAGTTTCCGCACCCGCTATCCCCAGGTCGAAGTCATTCTGCACGACCATCTTTCCGGCAACCTCTATCAGCAGATGCTGGAACGACAGATTGATCTGGCCATCACGACACCTCCCGAAACGGAAGGGTTCGAGTTCGAAAAGCTCATGGACGATCCCCTCGTGCTGGTCTGTCCGATCGGCAGCGACCTGGACGAACCGGGGCCTGCTCAGTGGAGCGTCTTCTCAGAACATCCCTTCATCGCGATGGCACCGCGCAGCAGTGTGCGGGAACTCACGGACGCCGCCTTCAATATTGCCGGGCTCAGTGTCCGCGGACTTTACGATTGCACACAGCTCGCAACGGTCGGCGCATTGATCCATGCAGGCCTCGGGATCACGGCGTTGCCGCTTTCCACGCTTGGCATGCTGCATTCTGATCGGATCGCGACGCGCGAACTGGAACAGCCCAGCATCATTCGCAGGATCGGTATTGCGACTCTGTCAGGTCGGACTTTGCCCCCCGCCGCTGATGCGTTCCGTCGGCATTTCCTGCAGAAGTTCCGAACGGACCGCCAAAGCGGCAATGCAGGCAATCAATCCATTTTACGGAATGATCGATAA
- a CDS encoding TonB-dependent receptor domain-containing protein — MTRKSCLLASASLFLMPAIAAAQDAPTSEAAAPADAGGEILVTGSRVISNGNNSPTPVTVVSTEQLAATTPSNVPDALNKLPVFSNSRGAQSLGNAGANNVGNFLNLRGFGVIRTLILFDGRRVPATNADGTVDTNTLPQMLLQRVDVVTGGASAVYGSDAVTGVVNFVLDKKFEGLKANLQIGISDRGDAFSWRAGAAYGTDLFEGRGHFLASYEHFDSDGIADKRSRANGSKFYSQTGAGTAANPFHLSQDTRAAYASWGGLIQSGPLAGYTFDTPTSYRPFVHGTATGTAGIESGGDGVTITPSALTAALKTDQAFGRFDYELSDSVSFFAQGSFARSENSNAFAPFTIFSKAISASNPYLPQSARDTMAAAGTTSFTFSRFIDEADPSITRAVARNYNASTGFTGKLGDFDWEASYTFGRTRQSVYNINNVNNAKLAASLDSVVSNGQIVCRVTVTNPGLYPGCVPMNPFGAGSISAEAADYVRDDTHFTLTNTTHDFNAFISGSLFDTWAGPVKVALSGEYRKLKLTNESTAQPLDRVDCTGLIYNCVPVSATSNGTALYAGNVTADMSARQNIAEAALELNVPLLRDSAVARSLDLNGAVRYAHYSVSGNATTWKVGLDWHLTDDLSFRGTRSRDIRAPTLYDLFSPRQESLTGFTDTHTNTAGIATIISSGNPNLKPEVANTLTIGGVYRPSWLPGFSLAVDYFRIKIDNAISAVGGNSAETLAQCEASGGTSPLCDLYVRPFPFSNTSPANYPTYILSRSLNVAQTQTEGVDTEMNYQTGLGDGTLNLRGMMTYQPKLETVQFAGSTPINAAGAAGQQGVVGQAKWRATAIVSYATDSFSIDFQERWRSSLKQSGNPLLVYSGAKVPAVAYTDLNFTFYPGKDKNKQFFISVQNLFDKDPPVFISPAFASNPGFFYPAVNGDDVVGRYITIGVRGRF, encoded by the coding sequence ATGACACGCAAGTCTTGCCTGCTGGCCAGTGCCAGCCTTTTCCTGATGCCCGCGATTGCGGCGGCGCAGGATGCTCCGACATCGGAGGCTGCTGCGCCCGCCGACGCTGGCGGCGAGATCCTCGTGACCGGTTCGCGGGTCATTTCCAACGGAAACAACTCGCCGACGCCGGTAACTGTGGTCAGCACTGAACAGCTTGCCGCGACGACGCCAAGCAACGTGCCTGACGCATTGAACAAGCTTCCGGTCTTCAGCAATTCGCGCGGGGCCCAGTCGCTGGGCAATGCGGGCGCCAACAACGTCGGCAACTTCCTCAACCTGCGCGGCTTCGGGGTCATCCGCACGCTGATTCTCTTCGATGGTCGCCGTGTGCCGGCAACCAACGCGGATGGTACGGTTGATACCAATACACTCCCCCAGATGCTGCTGCAGCGCGTCGATGTCGTGACCGGCGGCGCCTCGGCGGTCTACGGATCGGATGCCGTTACCGGCGTGGTGAACTTCGTGCTCGACAAGAAGTTCGAAGGCCTCAAGGCCAATCTGCAGATCGGTATCTCGGATCGTGGAGACGCGTTCTCGTGGCGCGCCGGTGCGGCTTACGGGACCGATCTGTTCGAAGGTCGTGGCCATTTCCTCGCCAGTTACGAACATTTCGATTCTGACGGGATTGCCGACAAGCGCAGCCGTGCGAATGGCAGCAAGTTCTATTCGCAGACGGGCGCGGGTACTGCGGCCAATCCCTTCCACCTGTCACAGGACACGCGCGCAGCCTATGCTTCGTGGGGTGGCCTGATCCAATCGGGGCCGCTTGCCGGATACACCTTCGACACGCCAACCTCCTATCGTCCCTTCGTGCATGGCACGGCGACCGGCACTGCCGGGATCGAGAGTGGCGGCGATGGTGTGACGATCACGCCCAGCGCGCTTACCGCTGCACTCAAGACCGATCAGGCATTCGGGCGGTTCGATTATGAATTGTCGGATTCCGTGTCGTTCTTCGCGCAGGGTTCGTTCGCCCGCTCGGAGAATTCCAACGCGTTCGCGCCGTTCACGATTTTCTCAAAGGCCATTTCGGCCAGCAATCCGTACCTGCCGCAATCGGCCCGCGACACGATGGCGGCGGCCGGGACCACCAGTTTCACCTTCTCGCGCTTCATCGACGAGGCTGATCCGTCGATCACCCGCGCCGTTGCCCGAAACTATAACGCCTCGACCGGATTCACCGGCAAGCTGGGCGATTTCGACTGGGAGGCGTCCTATACGTTCGGACGCACGCGCCAGAGCGTCTACAACATCAACAACGTGAACAACGCCAAGCTGGCCGCCTCTCTCGACAGCGTCGTGTCGAATGGTCAGATCGTCTGCCGCGTTACCGTCACCAATCCGGGGCTCTACCCCGGATGCGTGCCGATGAACCCCTTCGGCGCCGGGTCGATCAGCGCCGAGGCTGCCGATTACGTGCGCGATGATACGCACTTCACGCTGACCAACACGACGCATGATTTCAATGCCTTCATCTCAGGCTCGCTGTTCGACACCTGGGCCGGGCCGGTGAAGGTTGCGCTGAGCGGAGAATATCGCAAGCTCAAGCTGACCAACGAAAGCACCGCGCAACCCCTGGATCGCGTGGACTGCACGGGGCTGATCTACAATTGCGTGCCGGTATCCGCCACCAGCAATGGCACCGCGCTTTACGCCGGCAACGTGACCGCCGACATGTCTGCACGGCAGAACATCGCCGAAGCGGCGCTCGAACTGAACGTGCCGTTGCTGCGCGACAGCGCGGTTGCCCGCTCGCTCGATCTCAACGGCGCGGTACGCTACGCGCACTATTCGGTCAGCGGCAATGCGACGACGTGGAAGGTCGGCCTTGACTGGCACCTGACCGACGACTTGTCGTTCCGTGGCACGCGCTCGCGCGATATTCGCGCACCCACGCTGTACGATCTGTTCTCGCCTCGCCAGGAATCGCTCACGGGCTTTACGGACACGCACACCAACACCGCCGGGATCGCGACCATTATCAGTTCGGGCAACCCGAACCTGAAGCCTGAAGTCGCCAATACCCTGACGATCGGCGGCGTCTATCGCCCGTCCTGGCTGCCGGGCTTCAGCCTGGCGGTGGACTATTTCCGCATCAAGATCGACAATGCCATTTCGGCTGTCGGCGGGAACAGCGCGGAAACGCTGGCGCAGTGCGAGGCCAGCGGCGGAACGTCTCCGCTTTGCGACCTCTACGTCCGTCCGTTCCCGTTCTCGAACACGAGCCCGGCCAACTACCCGACGTACATCCTGTCGCGCTCGCTCAATGTCGCCCAGACGCAGACTGAAGGGGTCGACACGGAGATGAACTATCAGACCGGTCTGGGCGATGGGACGCTCAACCTTCGCGGCATGATGACGTATCAGCCCAAACTGGAAACCGTGCAGTTCGCCGGATCGACGCCGATCAATGCGGCTGGTGCCGCCGGTCAGCAGGGGGTTGTCGGTCAGGCGAAATGGCGTGCCACCGCGATCGTCAGCTATGCGACCGACAGCTTCTCGATAGACTTCCAGGAGCGCTGGCGTTCCTCGCTGAAGCAGAGCGGTAACCCGCTGCTCGTCTACAGCGGAGCGAAGGTTCCCGCTGTCGCCTACACCGACCTGAACTTCACGTTCTATCCGGGCAAGGACAAGAACAAGCAGTTCTTCATCTCGGTGCAGAACCTGTTCGACAAGGATCCCCCGGTGTTCATTTCGCCGGCCTTCGCCAGCAATCCGGGCTTCTTCTACCCGGCGGTGAACGGCGATGACGTCGTTGGTCGCTACATCACCATTGGTGTTCGCGGCCGCTTCTGA
- a CDS encoding carboxylesterase/lipase family protein — MSDQPVISSQNVWSLGTRRRSLLSAAAGLPFLLHSGSLLAAGDAGPIVETTAGRVRGLRQNGCAVFRGVPYAGGVSGRNRFRAAGEPVPWAGIRDAIRPGPPSIQLAGQSFGIDEPAPGEDCLTLTIWTPAADGRRRPVMVYSHGGGFATGSAASVIQDGTRLARENDVVVVATNHRLGLLGFLYLDEIAGPEYAGSGCNGVRDIAVALRWIAGNIERFGGDPDNVMIFGESGGGAKTSCLYAMPEAVPYFHKASIESGPGIRMTRQEEARETTARVLSELGIAVADWRKLLDVPASDLLKLQLKLGGLPNSGALAGDRRGIGAARLGFGPVVDGYALPTHPFDPVPPEVSRHKPLIVGHNRDEFTFFGMVSGDREAFSLTDASLVQRLRKELPENWERVLEVYRGARPQASPTQLYVAIRSARFSGIGATVIAERKAAQHGAPVFAYRFDYQLERKVPGTDYPLGAMHALDIAFKFDNVDGLAVGGAENFAGARADRIRAGRNMSGLWAAFARSGVPSVSGQPRWPAYDLARRATMLIDAECTVVDDPDAAERRLWASV, encoded by the coding sequence ATGAGCGATCAGCCTGTGATCTCCTCCCAGAACGTCTGGTCGCTCGGAACCCGCCGTCGCTCCCTCCTGAGCGCGGCGGCGGGTCTGCCCTTCCTTCTGCATTCCGGCAGCCTCCTTGCCGCCGGTGATGCCGGGCCGATAGTCGAAACCACCGCCGGGCGTGTACGCGGGCTTCGTCAGAACGGGTGCGCCGTGTTTCGCGGGGTTCCATATGCCGGGGGTGTGTCCGGCAGGAACCGGTTTCGTGCAGCGGGGGAGCCCGTTCCCTGGGCGGGCATCCGCGATGCGATCCGTCCCGGCCCGCCGTCGATCCAGCTTGCCGGTCAGAGCTTCGGGATCGATGAGCCCGCGCCGGGAGAGGACTGCCTCACGCTCACCATCTGGACGCCTGCCGCCGACGGGCGAAGACGGCCTGTGATGGTCTACAGCCACGGGGGCGGGTTCGCGACCGGATCTGCCGCCAGTGTCATTCAGGATGGCACCCGTCTCGCGCGGGAAAACGATGTCGTGGTGGTGGCGACCAATCATCGTCTCGGATTGCTGGGCTTTCTCTACCTGGATGAGATCGCAGGTCCGGAATATGCCGGCAGCGGCTGCAATGGGGTCAGAGATATCGCAGTGGCCTTGCGCTGGATCGCCGGCAATATCGAGCGGTTCGGAGGCGATCCGGACAATGTCATGATTTTCGGGGAATCCGGTGGCGGCGCGAAGACATCGTGCCTTTACGCCATGCCCGAGGCAGTCCCCTACTTCCACAAGGCATCGATCGAGAGCGGCCCCGGCATCCGCATGACCCGCCAGGAGGAGGCACGCGAAACGACCGCCCGGGTGTTATCCGAGCTTGGCATAGCCGTGGCCGACTGGCGCAAGCTTCTCGATGTCCCGGCTTCCGACTTGCTGAAGCTCCAGCTGAAGCTTGGCGGCTTGCCCAACAGCGGCGCCCTGGCCGGAGACCGGCGGGGCATCGGTGCCGCTCGGCTCGGCTTCGGGCCGGTGGTCGATGGATATGCCTTGCCCACTCACCCCTTCGACCCGGTGCCGCCGGAGGTCTCGCGTCACAAGCCCCTCATCGTTGGCCATAACCGCGATGAATTCACGTTCTTCGGCATGGTGTCCGGCGACAGGGAGGCGTTTTCGCTCACCGATGCCAGCCTCGTTCAACGGTTGCGCAAGGAATTGCCGGAGAACTGGGAGCGCGTGCTGGAGGTCTATCGGGGTGCTCGCCCGCAGGCCAGTCCAACCCAGCTCTATGTGGCGATCCGCAGCGCCCGTTTCTCCGGCATCGGGGCGACGGTCATCGCCGAACGCAAGGCCGCCCAGCATGGGGCACCGGTCTTCGCCTATCGCTTCGATTACCAGTTGGAGCGCAAGGTGCCGGGTACGGACTATCCGCTGGGCGCCATGCATGCGCTGGATATCGCCTTCAAGTTCGACAATGTGGATGGCCTCGCCGTGGGCGGCGCGGAGAACTTCGCAGGCGCCCGCGCCGACCGTATCCGCGCCGGGCGAAACATGAGCGGCCTGTGGGCGGCCTTCGCCCGATCGGGAGTGCCTTCAGTTTCCGGTCAGCCGCGGTGGCCGGCCTATGATCTGGCCCGCCGCGCGACGATGCTGATAGACGCCGAATGCACGGTGGTGGACGATCCCGATGCGGCCGAGCGTCGCCTCTGGGCAAGTGTGTAG
- a CDS encoding Nif3-like dinuclear metal center hexameric protein, with product MKVGDVLATLSQRLGWRDDTPLEGLLSGSRDTVVTGIATCAMPSVEVVRRAIAARLNVILCDGHPYYLYDPLWSSLPGTKEAIASMPEVAEKRRLIEDAGLAVVRLRSAWNAAQPASAAMSLAAALGLKASAPPTGQDFVVCDLAGEKVLQFAKRIHTTGTRLIGDPAWTISRIAVVPGMASPARLGAALRDSRVDAVIAGEVIEWEGGPYMLDVQATGRKCALMLTGLADSLDPNADAVARWARTTFAKARVEAFHGNGDFIWSIRGEIA from the coding sequence ATGAAGGTTGGCGACGTACTGGCGACGCTGTCGCAGCGGCTGGGCTGGCGGGACGATACACCGCTGGAAGGCCTGCTTTCCGGCAGCAGGGACACCGTGGTCACGGGCATCGCGACCTGTGCCATGCCCTCGGTCGAGGTGGTGCGCCGGGCGATAGCGGCCAGGCTCAATGTGATCCTGTGCGATGGCCATCCCTACTACCTCTACGATCCTCTCTGGAGCAGCCTTCCAGGTACGAAGGAGGCGATCGCGTCCATGCCCGAAGTTGCGGAGAAGCGCAGGCTTATCGAGGATGCCGGACTTGCCGTGGTGCGGCTCCGTTCGGCCTGGAATGCCGCGCAGCCGGCCTCGGCAGCCATGTCGCTGGCAGCCGCGCTGGGGCTGAAGGCTTCTGCGCCGCCCACGGGGCAGGATTTCGTCGTGTGCGACCTCGCCGGCGAGAAGGTCTTGCAGTTCGCAAAGCGTATCCATACCACTGGCACGCGGCTGATCGGCGACCCTGCATGGACCATCTCGCGCATAGCGGTGGTGCCGGGCATGGCGTCACCTGCCCGTCTCGGCGCCGCCTTGCGCGATTCCCGTGTCGATGCGGTGATCGCCGGTGAAGTCATCGAATGGGAGGGCGGGCCCTACATGCTTGATGTGCAGGCCACCGGGCGCAAATGCGCTCTCATGCTGACGGGGCTGGCCGACAGCCTCGATCCCAATGCCGATGCGGTAGCGCGGTGGGCCCGAACCACCTTTGCAAAGGCGCGGGTCGAGGCGTTTCACGGGAACGGCGATTTCATCTGGTCGATCAGGGGAGAAATCGCATGA
- a CDS encoding Nif3-like dinuclear metal center hexameric protein, with product MSAFILSRRAFAAGALASAGSAYAAVAGSTTRLTPAVAVQRIKAACAQKGIKWADTTVDTFKIGKTDTPVSGIISTFMATLGVMKKAVDLGANFIVSHEPIFYNHFDETTALEADPIYQAKVRFATQHGLTVWRFHDHWHQIKPEPMSTASIEELGWGQYLDKGSQGFRRSFTRSGLTLEGLAGEMARRFPSHSVRVIGRRDMPVRRVVNIGHGVNDVVQAFTTGDVAIGPEVREWDSAELARDVVALGGDKGLILIAHERGEEGGMKLCRDWLQPLLPETKVSFIDTKEPFLSLT from the coding sequence ATGAGCGCGTTCATCCTGTCACGCCGCGCTTTTGCGGCGGGGGCGCTGGCGAGTGCTGGCTCCGCCTATGCTGCGGTGGCTGGGTCCACCACGCGGTTGACGCCTGCCGTCGCGGTTCAACGCATCAAGGCTGCTTGTGCGCAAAAAGGCATCAAATGGGCGGATACCACGGTCGATACCTTCAAGATCGGTAAGACCGACACGCCAGTCAGCGGGATCATCTCCACCTTCATGGCAACCCTTGGCGTCATGAAGAAGGCCGTGGATCTTGGGGCCAACTTCATCGTCAGCCATGAGCCGATCTTCTACAATCACTTCGACGAGACGACGGCGCTGGAGGCCGATCCGATCTATCAGGCGAAGGTGCGTTTCGCGACGCAGCACGGTCTGACTGTCTGGCGTTTTCACGACCATTGGCATCAGATAAAGCCTGAACCTATGTCCACAGCCTCGATCGAGGAACTGGGTTGGGGGCAATATCTCGACAAGGGTTCGCAAGGATTTCGTCGCAGCTTCACGCGGTCCGGGCTGACCCTTGAAGGGCTGGCGGGTGAGATGGCACGGCGTTTTCCCAGCCACAGTGTTCGCGTGATTGGGCGCCGCGATATGCCGGTGCGCCGCGTGGTCAACATCGGCCACGGTGTGAACGATGTGGTTCAGGCCTTCACGACCGGCGACGTGGCCATCGGCCCGGAAGTGCGCGAATGGGATTCGGCCGAGCTCGCCCGTGACGTGGTCGCATTGGGCGGTGACAAGGGGCTCATCCTCATCGCGCATGAGCGTGGTGAAGAAGGCGGGATGAAACTGTGCCGCGATTGGCTCCAGCCCCTTTTGCCCGAAACGAAGGTCTCGTTCATCGATACCAAGGAGCCGTTTCTGAGCCTAACATAA
- a CDS encoding DNA-3-methyladenine glycosylase I, translating to MIDQPQRCPWAENDALMRAYHDEEWGVPQHDPRMLWEMLMLEGFQAGLAWIIILRKREAFRKAFANFDPVKVAAFTEADVARLMVDPGIVRAQAKIRATIAGARIYCDMAERGESFAEFCWSFTDGKTIKNAGHDWIVKSPLSETISKEMKRRGFKFVGPTIVYAWMQAVGIVNDHSIGCFRRDLASKG from the coding sequence ATGATCGACCAACCTCAACGCTGCCCCTGGGCTGAGAACGATGCGCTGATGCGTGCCTATCACGACGAGGAGTGGGGCGTACCCCAGCATGATCCTCGCATGCTTTGGGAGATGCTGATGCTCGAAGGGTTTCAGGCCGGCCTTGCCTGGATCATCATCCTTCGCAAGCGCGAGGCATTCCGCAAGGCATTCGCGAACTTCGACCCGGTGAAGGTCGCGGCCTTCACCGAAGCGGATGTGGCGCGGCTGATGGTCGACCCCGGCATCGTCCGCGCCCAGGCCAAGATCCGCGCGACGATCGCGGGGGCTCGAATCTATTGCGACATGGCCGAACGCGGCGAGAGCTTCGCGGAGTTCTGCTGGTCGTTCACGGACGGCAAGACGATCAAAAATGCCGGCCACGACTGGATCGTCAAATCTCCGCTATCTGAAACCATCTCTAAGGAGATGAAGCGGCGGGGATTCAAGTTCGTGGGCCCTACTATCGTCTATGCCTGGATGCAGGCTGTCGGCATCGTCAACGACCATTCAATCGGCTGCTTTCGGCGTGATCTAGCGTCAAAAGGTTAG